Proteins from a genomic interval of Desertifilum tharense IPPAS B-1220:
- a CDS encoding sulfonate ABC transporter substrate-binding protein, translating into MSINDISHRFKLSRLGLWRGFQRRSIKAFALLFSLGLSLSFAIAACSPTPETANSTPAQTLRIGYQKSSTALNLLKSKGDLEKRLAPQNVSVEWNEFAAGPQMLEALNVGSIDFAYTGETPPVFAQAAGAPLVYVAYEPLGGAAEAILVRKDSPIQRVADLKGKKVALNRGSNVHYLLVRALESAGLQYSDIEPAFLPPGDARPAFEQGSVDAWVIWDPFQAAAETAMGARILVDGQGLVENRGFFLTTQNFSQQQPQLLQTLLEELQTVSEWAKNNPQNVARFLEAELGIALPALELAEKRRGYGVLPLSDEVVAGQQKIADTFLSLGLIPQPIAVKSAVAKP; encoded by the coding sequence ATGAGCATTAATGATATTAGTCATAGATTCAAGCTTTCCCGGTTGGGACTTTGGAGAGGGTTCCAACGTCGTTCCATCAAAGCCTTCGCCTTGTTATTTAGTTTGGGATTAAGTTTGAGTTTTGCGATCGCAGCTTGCAGTCCTACCCCAGAAACTGCGAACTCAACCCCAGCCCAAACCCTACGCATTGGCTATCAAAAATCCTCCACCGCCCTCAACTTACTGAAAAGCAAAGGCGATCTAGAAAAGCGGCTCGCGCCCCAAAACGTCTCCGTGGAATGGAACGAATTTGCAGCCGGCCCGCAAATGCTGGAAGCGCTCAACGTCGGTAGCATTGACTTTGCCTATACCGGAGAAACCCCACCCGTCTTTGCTCAAGCGGCTGGAGCGCCCCTAGTCTATGTTGCCTACGAACCCCTAGGCGGCGCAGCAGAAGCCATTCTAGTCAGAAAAGATTCTCCCATCCAGCGCGTTGCAGACCTCAAAGGCAAAAAAGTAGCCCTCAACAGAGGCTCAAACGTCCACTATCTGCTAGTGCGAGCCTTAGAATCTGCCGGGTTGCAATACAGCGATATTGAACCCGCCTTCTTACCCCCAGGCGATGCTCGACCCGCTTTTGAGCAAGGCTCAGTCGATGCTTGGGTGATTTGGGACCCCTTCCAAGCCGCCGCCGAAACGGCGATGGGTGCCAGAATTCTCGTAGATGGTCAAGGCTTAGTCGAAAATCGCGGATTCTTCTTGACCACGCAAAACTTCAGTCAGCAGCAACCCCAATTGCTCCAAACGCTTTTAGAAGAACTTCAAACCGTCAGCGAATGGGCCAAAAACAACCCCCAAAACGTAGCGCGATTTCTGGAAGCCGAACTGGGTATTGCTCTTCCCGCTTTGGAACTGGCGGAAAAACGGCGGGGTTACGGCGTTTTACCCCTATCAGATGAAGTCGTAGCCGGTCAGCAAAAAATTGCCGACACATTCTTGAGCCTTGGTTTAATTCCTCAACCCATCGCCGTTAAAAGCGCAGTTGCCAAACCGTAG